A DNA window from Alicyclobacillus vulcanalis contains the following coding sequences:
- a CDS encoding septum site-determining protein MinC, with product MDHRPPVTVKGTREGLTFLLDERADVERVCTYLETLITGETGKLFEGPTVDIYVDYGKRSLTPQETWRILDVFRKRDNFLLRAWGHLPEARDAASRRQPGTRIQHIYHGLVRSGQPLSFDGDVVIIGDVNPSAVVEATGDIYVFGRLLGIAHAGVAGDETAVVAAAEFAPMQIRIADVVSRAPQMRATMEYAYLDGREMRVAEMKYFLPWHKLRKRSGREERR from the coding sequence ATGGATCATAGGCCTCCGGTCACCGTGAAGGGAACCCGCGAGGGACTGACGTTTCTGCTCGATGAGCGGGCGGACGTCGAACGCGTGTGCACGTACCTTGAAACCCTCATCACGGGGGAAACCGGCAAGTTGTTTGAGGGCCCCACCGTGGACATCTATGTCGACTACGGTAAAAGATCCTTGACTCCCCAGGAGACTTGGCGCATCCTCGACGTGTTTCGCAAGCGGGACAACTTTCTGCTGCGGGCCTGGGGCCATCTGCCGGAGGCGCGCGATGCGGCTTCGCGTCGGCAACCAGGAACTCGCATCCAACACATCTACCACGGGCTGGTTCGGTCAGGGCAGCCCCTTTCGTTCGACGGAGATGTCGTGATCATCGGGGATGTGAATCCGAGCGCCGTGGTGGAAGCCACAGGGGATATCTACGTCTTTGGCCGCCTGCTTGGCATCGCGCACGCGGGCGTGGCTGGCGATGAGACCGCGGTGGTTGCGGCCGCCGAGTTCGCTCCGATGCAGATCCGCATTGCCGACGTCGTCAGCCGAGCCCCTCAGATGCGCGCGACGATGGAGTACGCGTACTTGGATGGCCGCGAGATGCGCGTGGCTGAAATGAAGTACTTTCTACCGTGGCATAAACTTCGAAAACGTTCCGGTCGCGAAGAGCGAAGGTGA
- the mreD gene encoding rod shape-determining protein MreD, translated as MKAAVSFAMLWLGLILQATLFEIPPMNVIHPDFVLVILVLLTLFRGANLAMVFGIVIGLIQDVCYGPFIGLNAFAYGLIAYIAAAVFSQFMQKNLAIAFLTTMVLSFVHSWLTYGFMRLFELTSDSLQFALSASLQSMFVNGVVALFLYPLIRGLWSRPRRRRYDALHHADSP; from the coding sequence GTGAAAGCCGCCGTCTCGTTCGCGATGTTGTGGCTCGGTCTCATCCTTCAGGCGACGTTGTTCGAAATCCCGCCGATGAACGTGATTCATCCGGATTTCGTGCTCGTGATCCTCGTGCTGCTCACCTTGTTTCGAGGCGCGAATTTGGCCATGGTGTTTGGGATTGTCATCGGGCTCATTCAAGATGTCTGCTATGGCCCGTTCATCGGATTGAACGCGTTCGCCTACGGCCTGATCGCCTATATCGCCGCGGCTGTGTTCAGCCAATTTATGCAGAAGAATCTCGCCATCGCCTTCTTGACGACGATGGTCTTGTCGTTTGTGCATTCGTGGCTTACCTACGGCTTCATGCGGTTGTTTGAGCTGACGAGCGACTCGCTTCAATTCGCGCTGTCGGCGTCGCTTCAGTCCATGTTTGTCAATGGCGTTGTGGCCCTGTTCCTGTACCCGCTCATCCGTGGGCTATGGAGTCGCCCTCGCAGGCGCCGATACGATGCCCTGCATCACGCGGATTCGCCCTGA
- the mreC gene encoding rod shape-determining protein MreC, whose amino-acid sequence MSRYLTSRRLFLILGSFIVLMIIAGLTLSQTGRRATFPERVLMDVQSAVSSIVYRPVSKLTGFFAGLTNLRQMYEENAALKQEMENYQALRAQLTDAQAENQRLETMLHFYQRTASQLHEIPAAVVGREPSEWNSALTINVGSANGVAPNMAVVAPDGSLVGRVDTVSAHSARVVLITDTELGDGVSALVEASHMQPFGVITGSTSNPGELNLDFLGQIIQLPASQLVGDEVVTSGLGDVFPRGLVIGTITKVIYGAHNTAKAAIVQPAAQMDFLQDVFVVRAQGSTP is encoded by the coding sequence GTGTCCCGTTATTTGACGAGTCGCCGGCTGTTCCTGATTCTCGGCAGTTTCATTGTGCTCATGATTATTGCCGGGCTCACGCTGTCGCAGACGGGTCGCCGAGCGACTTTCCCAGAACGAGTGCTCATGGACGTGCAGAGCGCGGTCTCGAGCATTGTGTATCGGCCGGTGAGCAAGCTCACGGGATTCTTTGCGGGGCTCACCAATCTGCGGCAAATGTACGAAGAGAACGCGGCTCTGAAGCAGGAAATGGAAAATTATCAGGCCCTCCGCGCGCAGTTGACCGATGCGCAGGCGGAAAATCAGCGCCTGGAGACCATGCTCCATTTTTACCAGCGCACGGCGAGCCAGCTGCATGAGATTCCAGCCGCCGTGGTGGGGCGGGAGCCGTCCGAGTGGAATTCGGCCCTCACGATCAACGTGGGGAGCGCGAATGGGGTTGCGCCGAACATGGCGGTGGTCGCACCGGACGGCAGTCTGGTCGGACGGGTGGATACGGTCAGCGCGCACAGCGCCCGCGTGGTGCTCATCACCGACACCGAATTGGGCGATGGCGTATCCGCCTTGGTCGAGGCGAGTCATATGCAACCGTTTGGCGTGATCACGGGTTCGACCTCCAACCCTGGCGAGCTGAACTTGGACTTTCTCGGGCAAATCATTCAGCTGCCTGCTTCGCAACTCGTGGGAGACGAGGTCGTGACCTCCGGGCTCGGCGATGTGTTTCCTCGGGGTCTGGTGATTGGCACCATCACGAAGGTGATTTACGGAGCGCATAACACCGCGAAAGCGGCCATCGTCCAGCCCGCGGCGCAGATGGACTTTCTTCAGGACGTGTTTGTCGTCCGGGCACAGGGGAGTACGCCGTGA
- a CDS encoding rod shape-determining protein, with protein sequence MFSVRDMGVDLGTANTLVYVKGKGIVVREPSVVAIRTDTGSIEAVGAEAKQMIGRTPGNIVAVRPMKDGVIADFQTTSAMLRHFIRQAMKTKSSWSGKPRVMISVPSGITAVERRAVEDAALEAGAKDAQVIEEPMAAAIGAGLPVGEPTGSMVVDIGGGTTEVAIISLGGIVTSRSIRVAGDEMDEAIIQYVKKTYNLMIGERTAEDLKIQIGAADDLDEERSMEIRGRDLLTGLPRNVTITSKEISEALSDTVLAIVDAVKVTLEKSPPELAADIMDRGIVLTGGGALLRNLDKRLSRETGMPVLVAENPLDCVAIGTGKALDNYDVYRKRSAAMRRAQGRA encoded by the coding sequence ATGTTTTCTGTTCGAGATATGGGTGTCGATCTGGGTACGGCCAACACGCTGGTGTACGTCAAAGGCAAGGGGATCGTCGTGCGTGAGCCCTCGGTCGTGGCGATTCGCACGGACACCGGCAGCATCGAGGCGGTCGGGGCAGAGGCGAAGCAGATGATCGGTCGCACTCCGGGGAACATTGTCGCCGTCCGGCCGATGAAGGACGGCGTGATCGCCGACTTTCAGACGACCTCGGCCATGCTTCGCCATTTCATTCGCCAGGCGATGAAGACGAAGTCGTCCTGGTCTGGAAAGCCGCGCGTGATGATCAGCGTGCCCTCGGGCATCACGGCGGTCGAGCGGCGCGCGGTGGAGGACGCGGCGTTGGAGGCAGGCGCGAAGGACGCACAGGTCATTGAGGAGCCCATGGCTGCCGCCATCGGCGCGGGCTTGCCGGTGGGGGAACCGACCGGATCGATGGTGGTGGATATTGGCGGCGGTACCACGGAGGTGGCCATCATCTCGTTGGGTGGGATTGTCACGTCTCGGTCCATCCGCGTGGCGGGAGACGAGATGGACGAGGCCATCATTCAGTACGTGAAAAAGACGTACAATCTGATGATCGGCGAGCGGACTGCAGAGGACCTCAAAATTCAAATCGGGGCTGCGGATGACCTTGATGAAGAGCGCTCGATGGAAATCCGCGGGCGCGACCTTTTGACGGGGTTGCCCCGGAACGTGACCATCACCTCGAAGGAGATCAGCGAAGCCCTGTCCGATACCGTGCTCGCCATCGTCGACGCCGTCAAGGTGACGTTGGAGAAGTCCCCTCCGGAGCTCGCCGCCGACATCATGGACCGGGGCATTGTGCTGACGGGTGGCGGGGCGCTGTTGCGCAATCTCGACAAGCGCCTGTCCCGCGAGACCGGCATGCCCGTCCTCGTTGCGGAGAACCCGCTCGATTGCGTCGCCATCGGTACGGGGAAGGCGCTCGACAATTACGATGTCTACCGCAAGCGCTCGGCCGCCATGCGGCGGGCACAGGGCCGGGCATAA
- the radC gene encoding RadC family protein — translation MQMDWDVCLASELEDGPRERLMRLGPSALRVDELLACIMQSGNGKQNVYEIAQSLCRYLGDLDRLADLEVAELLAVPGIGPAKAVQIAAAVELGRRVARKPPGDKRQIRTAEDAAKYVMDRLRYLKKEHFVTLLLDTKHRVLAEDTSSVGSLDASIVHPREIFRRAIRISASSILCIHNHPSGDPSPSPEDIAVTKRLVEAGRVLGIEVLDHIVIGDGRFVSLRAEGYLNSIP, via the coding sequence ATGCAGATGGACTGGGATGTTTGCTTGGCATCCGAGCTGGAAGATGGACCGCGTGAGCGCTTGATGCGCCTCGGCCCGAGTGCCCTTCGTGTGGACGAGCTCTTGGCTTGCATTATGCAGTCAGGGAACGGCAAGCAAAACGTGTACGAGATTGCGCAATCGCTCTGTCGGTATCTCGGAGATCTCGACAGGCTTGCTGACCTCGAGGTGGCCGAGCTGTTGGCCGTGCCTGGCATTGGTCCGGCGAAAGCTGTGCAGATTGCCGCAGCCGTGGAGCTCGGGCGACGAGTGGCGCGCAAGCCTCCGGGCGATAAGCGGCAGATCAGGACGGCCGAAGACGCAGCAAAGTATGTCATGGACCGGCTGAGGTATCTTAAAAAGGAACATTTTGTTACCCTTCTTTTGGACACGAAGCACCGGGTCTTGGCTGAAGATACGTCGTCGGTGGGCAGCCTGGATGCTTCGATTGTACATCCGCGCGAGATTTTTCGCCGAGCCATCCGCATCAGTGCTTCGAGCATCTTGTGCATACATAATCACCCCAGCGGCGACCCATCTCCGAGCCCTGAAGATATCGCGGTTACGAAGCGCCTCGTCGAGGCGGGGCGGGTGCTTGGGATTGAGGTGCTGGACCATATCGTGATTGGCGACGGGCGGTTTGTCAGCCTGCGCGCGGAAGGGTATTTGAATTCCATTCCATGA
- a CDS encoding phospholipase C, translated as MKKGKRWSAALATSVALFATLSPQALASDTVVPQVNTLTPIHHLVVIFDENVSFDHYFATYPNAANPAGEPPFYAAPGTPSVNGLSGSLLTHNPNGVNPQRLDRSQAVTPDMNHNYTPEQQAVDGGRMDNFINTVGRGNPIDLDYYDGNTVTALWYYAQHFALNDNAYCTQYGPSTPGAINLISGDTAGATVYSSSETSGAAQVVPPGSKNFPNAVTPNGVDIGDIDPYYDSASKGMTMAMAGKNIGDLLNAKGVTWGWFQGGFANPNAKDNNIAGTDETTDYSAHHEPFQYYASTANPNHLPPTSVAMIGRTDQANHQYDITNFFQALQNGNMPAVSFLKAPEYEDGHAGYSDPLDEQRWLVQTINQIEASPDWSSTAIIITYDDSDGWYDHVMPPLVNGSSDKAVDVLGGTPVLQNGTDRAGYGPRVPFLVISPYAKHNFVDNTLIDQTSVLRFIEENWGLGSLGPASYDSLAGSIMNMFDWNTQNPPVFLDPTTGEPVSPDMQPEVIRGTTYLSLNHYAQNLDVVLQTSRGMARFSYEGHEVEIDERSGLVRVDGEAVHLKAPLVRVDGVWMVPVEEMDSLIGATLHTYTDGHLTYYLFSPQDAH; from the coding sequence GTGAAGAAGGGAAAGAGATGGTCCGCCGCGCTCGCGACGTCCGTGGCCCTGTTTGCCACCCTGTCGCCCCAAGCGCTCGCCAGCGACACCGTGGTTCCGCAAGTGAACACGCTCACGCCCATTCATCACCTCGTCGTCATCTTCGACGAGAACGTCTCCTTTGATCACTATTTCGCCACCTATCCGAACGCCGCCAATCCAGCCGGCGAGCCGCCCTTTTACGCCGCGCCGGGCACCCCGAGCGTCAATGGCCTGTCCGGAAGCCTTCTCACGCACAATCCCAACGGCGTGAATCCGCAGCGCCTCGACCGTTCCCAAGCCGTGACGCCGGACATGAACCACAACTACACGCCGGAGCAGCAGGCCGTGGACGGGGGCCGCATGGATAACTTTATCAATACGGTCGGCCGCGGAAATCCCATCGATCTCGACTACTACGACGGAAACACGGTCACCGCGCTCTGGTATTACGCGCAACACTTCGCCTTGAACGACAACGCGTACTGCACGCAGTACGGCCCGTCTACGCCTGGCGCCATCAACCTGATTTCGGGCGACACCGCGGGAGCGACGGTTTATTCTTCAAGTGAGACCAGCGGCGCCGCACAAGTCGTGCCACCCGGCAGCAAAAACTTTCCGAATGCCGTGACGCCAAACGGCGTCGACATCGGCGACATCGATCCCTACTACGACAGCGCCTCCAAAGGCATGACCATGGCGATGGCCGGCAAAAACATCGGCGACCTGTTAAACGCGAAGGGGGTCACCTGGGGCTGGTTCCAGGGCGGCTTTGCAAATCCGAACGCCAAGGACAACAATATCGCCGGCACAGATGAAACCACCGATTACAGCGCACACCATGAGCCGTTCCAGTATTATGCGTCTACGGCAAATCCGAATCATCTGCCGCCTACGAGCGTGGCGATGATCGGGCGCACGGATCAGGCAAACCACCAGTACGACATCACGAATTTCTTCCAAGCATTGCAAAACGGAAACATGCCCGCCGTGAGTTTCCTGAAAGCTCCCGAATACGAAGACGGTCACGCCGGCTATTCCGATCCCCTCGACGAACAGCGCTGGCTGGTCCAGACCATCAATCAAATCGAGGCGTCGCCCGATTGGTCCTCCACCGCCATCATCATCACCTATGACGACTCGGATGGTTGGTACGATCACGTCATGCCTCCGCTCGTGAACGGATCGAGCGACAAGGCCGTGGACGTGCTCGGTGGCACGCCGGTTCTGCAAAACGGGACCGACAGGGCGGGCTATGGACCGCGGGTGCCGTTCCTCGTCATCTCGCCCTACGCCAAACACAATTTTGTCGATAACACGCTCATCGACCAGACTTCCGTTCTGCGGTTCATCGAGGAGAACTGGGGCCTCGGCTCGTTGGGCCCAGCGTCGTACGACTCGCTCGCCGGATCGATCATGAACATGTTTGACTGGAACACGCAGAACCCGCCTGTGTTTCTCGATCCGACGACCGGTGAACCCGTGTCCCCAGATATGCAGCCGGAGGTCATTCGCGGCACCACGTATCTCAGCCTGAATCACTACGCTCAAAACCTCGATGTCGTGCTGCAAACCTCTCGGGGGATGGCGCGGTTCTCCTACGAGGGGCACGAGGTCGAGATCGACGAGCGTTCCGGGCTTGTCCGGGTCGATGGCGAAGCGGTCCATCTCAAGGCGCCTCTTGTGCGGGTGGACGGCGTATGGATGGTGCCCGTAGAGGAAATGGATTCGCTCATTGGGGCCACGCTGCACACCTACACCGACGGTCATCTCACCTACTATCTCTTTTCTCCGCAAGACGCCCATTGA
- a CDS encoding 3D domain-containing protein: protein MRLPKSKAVVAAVTAAAVGFGGAGTVVASTYKTITVSDNGQRKVLRGFSTGTLEEFLEQHGVHIGSRDRVSPALDSSVVNGEIVTIESPKEVVLDVEGKTETVWTFAKTVGELLKAQHIELTPHDRMNVKTGDLIRQGETIEIHSYVTETTTETQDIPFQTIRRTTNDLLQGHVQYVTHGVKGLLQVQTTRVYRDGKCIATRVVKRVVREPVDAVVEVGTAQPKPVQSTLATRSSNPDPGLIRESLTVVATAYVAGGMTATGVPAQPGVIAVDPRVIPLGSRVYIPGIGVCIAADTGSAIVGDRIDICMASLSQADAWGARTITVYVLG, encoded by the coding sequence GTGCGTCTACCAAAGTCGAAAGCCGTGGTGGCAGCTGTGACGGCGGCAGCCGTCGGCTTTGGAGGTGCGGGGACGGTGGTCGCCAGCACCTACAAGACCATCACGGTGTCAGACAATGGGCAGCGCAAGGTGTTGCGTGGGTTTTCGACCGGAACCTTGGAAGAATTCCTAGAGCAGCACGGCGTCCACATCGGTTCGAGGGACCGCGTCAGCCCGGCACTCGATAGCTCAGTCGTCAATGGCGAGATCGTGACCATTGAGAGTCCCAAGGAAGTGGTTTTGGACGTCGAAGGCAAGACGGAGACGGTCTGGACCTTCGCCAAAACCGTGGGTGAACTCTTGAAGGCGCAACACATTGAACTGACGCCGCACGATCGAATGAACGTCAAGACGGGGGATCTCATCCGGCAAGGCGAGACCATCGAAATTCACAGCTACGTGACCGAGACCACCACCGAGACGCAGGACATACCGTTTCAGACCATACGTCGCACGACCAATGACCTTCTTCAAGGACACGTTCAATACGTGACGCACGGTGTGAAAGGGTTGCTGCAAGTTCAGACGACGCGCGTCTATCGGGATGGCAAATGCATTGCCACGCGGGTGGTCAAACGAGTCGTCAGGGAGCCTGTGGATGCGGTGGTCGAGGTGGGCACAGCCCAGCCGAAGCCCGTGCAATCGACGCTTGCGACGAGATCGTCCAACCCAGATCCCGGGCTCATCCGCGAGTCGCTGACGGTCGTCGCGACCGCGTATGTGGCGGGGGGCATGACCGCGACGGGGGTGCCTGCACAGCCTGGCGTGATTGCGGTCGACCCGCGCGTGATTCCGTTAGGTTCGCGGGTGTACATCCCGGGCATCGGGGTGTGCATCGCCGCCGACACGGGATCGGCCATTGTGGGAGATCGCATCGACATCTGCATGGCGTCGCTGTCGCAGGCCGATGCGTGGGGGGCTCGCACCATCACGGTGTACGTTCTGGGGTGA
- the murC gene encoding UDP-N-acetylmuramate--L-alanine ligase, whose protein sequence is MRGTEHVHFVGIGGYGMSAIARVMLDLGYRVSGSDVSRHELTEKLASRGATVYYGHRPEHVDGADIVVHSTAVKQDNVELEAARARNIPVIHRSEMLARLMDDRVGIAVTGAHGKTTTTSMIAFAMEQNGLDPTFVVGGVVADLGDNAKAGQGPFVVAEADESDGSFLHYRPTIAVVTNVEADHLEHYDGKFENLVRAYETFIRQIPAEGLLVMSADDAKLRELKSAARCRVITYGFAEDADITARSVNLGDRASRSDVFIRGDRVGTLQLALPGKHNVLNALAAIAVCMEVGLTFEAVAEALSRFHGAKRRFQVVADVGGVLIVDDYAHHPTEIRATIAAARSTGRRIVAVFQPQRYTRTFFLFEEFTKAFDEADEVILCDIYSPAGERKIDGVSAARLAGEIARTSNPNTRYLPTHDDVIAYLAQTVRPGDLVLTMGAGDVWKVAKGLANILQVPERQALV, encoded by the coding sequence GTGCGCGGTACGGAACATGTGCATTTCGTCGGGATCGGCGGCTATGGAATGAGCGCCATCGCGCGGGTGATGCTGGATCTCGGCTACCGAGTGTCGGGGTCGGATGTTTCTCGTCATGAGCTGACGGAAAAACTCGCTTCGCGCGGCGCCACGGTGTATTACGGGCATCGGCCCGAACACGTGGACGGCGCGGATATCGTCGTGCACAGCACGGCCGTGAAACAGGACAACGTCGAGCTGGAGGCGGCTCGAGCCCGGAACATTCCGGTCATTCACCGAAGTGAAATGCTCGCACGATTGATGGACGATCGCGTCGGCATCGCCGTCACGGGTGCACACGGCAAGACCACCACGACGTCCATGATCGCGTTTGCCATGGAGCAAAACGGCCTGGATCCCACGTTCGTGGTCGGCGGCGTCGTGGCCGATCTCGGCGACAATGCCAAGGCGGGTCAGGGCCCGTTCGTCGTGGCGGAGGCCGACGAGTCGGACGGATCGTTCCTTCACTACCGACCGACCATCGCCGTGGTCACGAATGTCGAAGCGGACCACCTGGAGCACTACGACGGCAAGTTCGAGAACCTCGTGCGAGCGTACGAGACGTTCATTCGCCAAATCCCGGCGGAAGGCCTGCTCGTGATGTCGGCAGACGATGCGAAACTTCGGGAGCTGAAGTCCGCCGCACGCTGTCGCGTGATCACGTACGGGTTTGCGGAGGACGCCGACATCACCGCCCGTTCCGTGAACCTCGGCGATCGCGCCTCCCGATCCGACGTCTTCATCCGCGGCGATCGCGTCGGAACGCTTCAACTCGCCCTGCCGGGCAAGCACAACGTGCTCAATGCCCTGGCCGCCATCGCGGTGTGCATGGAAGTTGGGCTGACCTTCGAGGCGGTGGCAGAGGCCTTGTCGAGATTTCATGGCGCGAAACGCCGGTTTCAAGTTGTGGCGGACGTGGGCGGCGTGCTGATTGTCGACGATTACGCACATCACCCCACGGAGATTCGCGCCACTATCGCGGCGGCGCGATCGACAGGCAGGCGCATCGTGGCGGTATTCCAGCCCCAGCGGTACACGCGCACGTTCTTTTTGTTCGAGGAGTTTACCAAGGCGTTTGACGAAGCCGACGAGGTCATCTTGTGCGACATCTATTCGCCGGCCGGCGAGCGAAAGATCGATGGCGTGTCGGCGGCCCGCTTGGCAGGCGAGATCGCGCGCACGAGCAATCCGAACACGCGCTACCTGCCGACGCACGATGATGTCATCGCGTACTTGGCGCAAACGGTTCGCCCGGGCGATCTCGTCCTGACCATGGGCGCGGGGGATGTGTGGAAGGTGGCGAAGGGGCTCGCCAACATCCTGCAGGTCCCGGAGCGCCAGGCGCTCGTCTGA
- a CDS encoding bifunctional folylpolyglutamate synthase/dihydrofolate synthase yields MRYDEACQYISTLRRFGMKPGLDRMRRILSKLDHPEDGLCFYHVAGTNGKGSVCAMLAAMLGSLGYKTGLYTSPGLGGFNGRVAVDGKPIDEQAFADHVEAVMHAADPADPPTEFEVLTAVALLAFRAAGVLRVVWETGLGGRLDATNVVWPHVTGITNVSYDHVEILGPTLVDIAREKAGIIKEGVPVVTACADGAYRVIERTAERLGARLIRVGRDVQFTSIGAGVRLRGAYRGLFRDAPSVRLGLSGEYQAQNAAVSLAMLEVGEGPLPPERWAQALASLEGVRWPLRCEVFHVGGRAVVIDGAHNEEGARTLARTLVRLGKGLGARGWRMIFAAFADKDVRGMLSHMLPLACDMLVVRSPHPRGAHPEELARWARELRPDLPIRVMASIDAAIQEALAEPEPLVVWGNLYMAELARNTIIALGAEEWR; encoded by the coding sequence ATGCGGTACGACGAAGCCTGTCAGTACATCTCCACGCTCCGGCGGTTCGGCATGAAGCCCGGTTTAGACCGGATGCGTCGGATTTTGTCGAAGTTGGATCATCCCGAGGACGGATTGTGCTTCTACCACGTCGCCGGCACCAACGGCAAGGGGTCGGTTTGCGCCATGCTCGCGGCCATGCTGGGATCGCTCGGCTACAAAACGGGGCTGTATACGTCGCCCGGTTTGGGCGGCTTCAACGGGCGCGTCGCGGTGGACGGCAAGCCGATCGACGAACAGGCATTCGCGGATCACGTCGAAGCGGTCATGCATGCCGCCGATCCCGCCGATCCGCCGACGGAATTTGAAGTGCTGACGGCGGTCGCTCTGCTCGCGTTCCGGGCGGCGGGCGTTCTGCGGGTGGTGTGGGAGACGGGGCTCGGCGGCCGTCTCGACGCCACCAACGTGGTTTGGCCTCACGTGACGGGCATCACCAACGTGTCCTACGATCACGTGGAGATTCTCGGGCCGACGCTCGTCGACATCGCGCGAGAAAAGGCAGGGATCATCAAGGAGGGCGTGCCCGTAGTCACCGCCTGTGCGGATGGCGCGTACCGTGTCATAGAGCGCACGGCCGAGCGGCTCGGGGCGAGGCTCATTCGCGTAGGCCGAGACGTGCAGTTCACCTCCATCGGCGCGGGCGTTCGCCTTCGTGGGGCGTATCGCGGCCTGTTTCGCGATGCCCCCTCGGTCCGCCTGGGCTTGTCGGGCGAGTATCAGGCGCAAAACGCCGCCGTAAGTCTCGCGATGTTGGAAGTGGGCGAGGGACCCTTGCCGCCCGAGCGATGGGCGCAGGCGCTCGCTTCCCTTGAGGGCGTGCGCTGGCCGCTTCGCTGTGAAGTGTTTCACGTCGGCGGACGTGCGGTCGTGATCGACGGAGCGCACAATGAGGAGGGCGCTCGCACGCTCGCCCGCACGCTTGTGCGCCTGGGGAAGGGGCTTGGGGCGCGGGGATGGCGGATGATCTTTGCTGCGTTTGCCGACAAGGACGTGCGAGGCATGTTGAGCCATATGTTGCCTCTCGCGTGCGACATGTTGGTGGTGCGTTCGCCGCACCCGCGCGGGGCCCATCCGGAAGAGCTGGCGAGGTGGGCGAGAGAGCTCCGGCCCGATCTCCCGATTCGCGTGATGGCGTCCATCGACGCCGCGATCCAGGAGGCGCTGGCCGAACCCGAGCCCTTGGTGGTTTGGGGAAATTTGTATATGGCGGAATTGGCGCGGAACACTATCATTGCACTTGGAGCAGAGGAATGGCGGTAA